In a genomic window of Occallatibacter riparius:
- a CDS encoding diguanylate cyclase domain-containing protein, with product MARWRIATVFLYLALSACLSASSSPAPLTSLSAIHQLTNQQATELLPVAFEATVTYYRRGNVDLFVQDGDVGIYVETSVNEDLTFGDRVQVTGITRASFRPEIKASQVTVLHHGLAPPAVPADFSQLIRAEFDCRRVKVLARVRSANTILDVGSPSTYLHLQMDGGPVDAEVFNSVAKDMPDLLDAEVEITGVAAGKFDSKTQMTGILLEVPSLADVKIVHPAPPKPDTAVLTPMDEVIKGYNVLDRSQRINVAGAVTYYMPGTTVVLQDGARSLWLATNYEGPLRIGEWVVGSGFPQVSNGFLTLTNTTIQPSHRFAPVEPHPADVTELARGVRAYDLVTVQGRLLTTIHGAAHDEFVLISGDHLFSAVYRYPGRDIAQTLPRLKNVAPGTNLSVTGICKSDRGDFYQGIVPFEILLRSQDDLVELASPPLLNVQHLLELVGVLLVIIFAIGLRAWITERRLRNRAAQMVNLEQMRNGILAHINRFHPLGEILVQISRLVSAALPGSRAWCVLDNGDVVGERPTETEGLRLAHIDFPSRAGRPYGALWAAFSEGQSPNPDESDILSSAAELATLAIEASRMHSDLVKRSEYDLLTGLHNRFSLHQHLDAAPSKEREGLLALIYLDLDNFKQVNDCYGHNFGDLYLREVAARMKRQIRPGDLLARLGGDEFAVVVSGARTRADVEDIAHRLERSLDPPFELEGKIIHGSVSAGIAYYPEDGLTRAALLNAADLAMYRKKNTRREISSEL from the coding sequence ATGGCGCGATGGCGCATTGCTACCGTCTTCTTGTACCTGGCGCTCTCCGCTTGTCTGAGCGCCAGCTCCTCCCCTGCGCCCCTCACCTCCCTTAGCGCTATCCATCAGCTCACAAACCAGCAGGCCACCGAGCTTCTGCCAGTCGCTTTCGAGGCCACCGTCACCTACTATCGCCGCGGCAACGTCGACCTTTTCGTGCAGGACGGCGACGTGGGCATCTATGTTGAAACGTCCGTCAACGAAGACCTGACCTTCGGCGATCGTGTCCAGGTTACCGGCATTACGCGCGCCAGCTTCAGGCCGGAAATCAAGGCCTCCCAGGTCACTGTTCTTCATCACGGTTTGGCGCCTCCCGCTGTACCGGCGGATTTCTCGCAGCTCATCCGTGCCGAGTTTGACTGCCGACGCGTCAAGGTGCTGGCAAGGGTGCGCAGCGCCAATACGATCCTCGACGTAGGTTCTCCCAGTACGTACCTGCACCTGCAGATGGATGGAGGTCCCGTAGACGCCGAGGTCTTCAACAGCGTGGCGAAGGACATGCCCGATCTGCTCGATGCCGAAGTAGAGATCACAGGCGTCGCCGCCGGCAAATTCGACAGCAAGACGCAGATGACCGGGATTCTGTTGGAGGTCCCCTCGCTTGCGGATGTCAAGATCGTCCACCCCGCCCCGCCAAAGCCTGACACCGCCGTGCTCACCCCGATGGACGAGGTCATCAAGGGCTATAACGTCCTTGACCGTTCTCAGCGAATCAACGTTGCCGGCGCGGTCACCTACTATATGCCCGGCACAACGGTCGTATTGCAGGATGGCGCCCGGAGCCTCTGGCTCGCCACAAACTATGAAGGTCCTTTGCGCATTGGCGAGTGGGTTGTGGGCAGCGGTTTTCCGCAGGTGAGCAATGGCTTCCTCACGCTGACTAACACCACCATCCAACCCTCGCATCGCTTTGCGCCCGTCGAGCCCCATCCGGCCGATGTGACGGAACTGGCCCGCGGGGTGCGCGCCTATGATCTGGTCACCGTGCAAGGCCGTCTTCTTACTACCATTCACGGCGCTGCGCACGACGAGTTTGTGCTCATCTCCGGAGATCACCTGTTCTCCGCCGTCTATCGCTATCCCGGAAGAGACATTGCACAGACACTCCCGCGTTTGAAAAATGTAGCGCCTGGAACGAACCTCAGTGTGACTGGCATCTGCAAGAGCGACCGCGGAGATTTCTATCAGGGCATCGTTCCATTCGAGATATTGCTTCGCTCGCAAGATGACCTCGTCGAGCTCGCCAGCCCTCCGCTACTGAACGTCCAGCATCTTCTTGAACTGGTCGGCGTTCTGCTCGTCATCATCTTCGCCATCGGCCTTCGCGCTTGGATCACCGAGCGCCGCCTTCGCAATCGGGCTGCGCAGATGGTCAACCTCGAGCAGATGCGCAACGGCATTCTCGCGCATATCAACAGGTTTCACCCACTGGGTGAAATCCTGGTGCAGATTTCCCGCCTGGTTTCGGCTGCACTGCCGGGCTCGCGCGCATGGTGTGTGCTCGACAACGGCGACGTCGTCGGCGAAAGGCCTACCGAAACCGAAGGATTGCGCCTCGCCCATATCGACTTCCCCAGCCGCGCCGGCCGCCCCTATGGCGCGCTGTGGGCCGCGTTCTCAGAAGGCCAATCCCCGAATCCCGACGAGTCCGACATCCTTTCGAGCGCCGCGGAGTTGGCCACTCTCGCCATCGAAGCCAGCCGCATGCACTCTGATCTGGTCAAACGATCCGAGTACGATCTGCTCACCGGCCTGCACAATCGTTTCTCACTGCATCAGCACCTTGACGCCGCTCCCTCAAAGGAGCGCGAAGGGCTATTGGCCCTGATCTATCTCGACCTGGACAACTTCAAACAAGTCAACGATTGCTACGGGCACAACTTCGGCGATCTGTATCTGCGCGAAGTCGCAGCGCGCATGAAGCGCCAGATTCGCCCCGGCGATCTGCTCGCGCGCCTCGGCGGCGATGAATTCGCAGTCGTTGTCAGCGGCGCCCGTACCCGTGCCGACGTCGAAGACATCGCGCATCGCCTGGAACGATCGCTGGACCCTCCCTTCGAACTCGAAGGCAAGATCATTCACGGCTCCGTCAGCGCCGGCATCGCTTATTATCCTGAAGACGGCCTAACGCGGGCGGCGTTGCTCAACGCAGCCGACCTCGCAATGTATCGCAAGAAAAACACCCGCCGCGAAATTTCATCAGAGCTCTGA
- a CDS encoding LOG family protein: MSTVTPSKPHSSPTAQDDWERGWLEHWSKAGTAGYELPKSGPGAEDAAFLTEVRTPEKEKARLERVRSEFVTAADAMIDLGPAVTVFGSARFKEDHRYYKLARQVGRELANAGFATLTGGGPGIMEAANRGAFESGGTSYGLNIILPHEQAPNPYVQKTINFNYFFTRKVMLVRYSCAFIIMPGGLGTLDELFEAATLIQCRKIGPFPCVLMGESFWKGLQTWGKHLVKHGVFEQEELGFGRVTNSPREAVDLIIRSMPHQVRSLLKPK; the protein is encoded by the coding sequence ATGAGCACCGTCACGCCCAGCAAGCCACATAGCAGTCCTACTGCGCAAGACGACTGGGAGCGCGGCTGGCTCGAGCACTGGAGCAAGGCCGGGACCGCCGGTTACGAGCTTCCCAAGTCCGGCCCCGGAGCGGAAGACGCCGCTTTCCTCACCGAAGTCCGCACTCCTGAGAAGGAAAAGGCCCGCCTCGAGCGCGTCCGGTCCGAATTCGTCACCGCAGCGGACGCCATGATCGACCTCGGCCCCGCCGTCACCGTCTTCGGCTCTGCGCGATTCAAGGAAGACCACCGCTATTACAAGCTCGCCCGCCAGGTGGGCAGGGAACTAGCCAATGCCGGTTTCGCCACCCTCACGGGCGGCGGTCCCGGAATCATGGAGGCGGCGAATCGCGGCGCTTTCGAATCCGGCGGCACCAGCTACGGCCTCAACATCATCTTGCCCCACGAGCAGGCGCCGAATCCCTACGTGCAGAAGACGATCAACTTCAACTACTTCTTCACGCGCAAGGTTATGCTCGTCAGGTACTCCTGCGCTTTCATCATCATGCCCGGCGGCCTTGGCACGCTCGACGAGCTGTTCGAAGCCGCCACCCTCATTCAGTGCCGCAAAATCGGCCCGTTCCCCTGCGTGCTCATGGGCGAATCGTTCTGGAAGGGCCTGCAAACCTGGGGCAAGCACCTCGTCAAGCACGGTGTCTTTGAGCAGGAGGAACTCGGCTTCGGCCGCGTTACAAACTCACCCAGGGAAGCCGTCGATCTCATCATCCGCAGCATGCCGCACCAAGTGCGATCGCTCCTGAAGCCCAAATAG
- a CDS encoding saccharopine dehydrogenase family protein — MSQKIVVLGAGRVGKVIAADLSTEYDVTSADISEQALSALAARFPVKTRVTDLADPKAVGQAIKDADLVVCAVPGFMGFSTLRTILENDKNVVDISFFAEDAFELDDLAKSRNLIAAVDCGVAPGIPDYLAGQLVNQMQIDDFTFYIGGLHFHGTGPNGYLPTFSPIDVWEEYTRPARYVRNGELITMPPLSEPELLDFHMAGHDLRLEAFNTDGLRSLITTMKGRIPDMKEKTLRFPGHIGYIQELQQTRQPWTPNKWTPKDDEDEFTIMQINFRGAQDGQPKKISYDMFVTWDPETRMSSMSRSTGYSCTGVVRCVLEGLYKQKGISPPSCIGSAPGCADRIFQHLKDRNILLARTEEALA; from the coding sequence GTGAGCCAAAAAATTGTCGTCCTCGGAGCCGGCCGCGTCGGCAAAGTCATAGCCGCAGATCTTTCCACCGAATACGACGTCACCTCCGCCGACATCAGCGAGCAGGCCCTCTCCGCGCTCGCCGCACGCTTCCCCGTGAAAACCCGTGTCACCGATCTCGCTGATCCCAAAGCCGTGGGCCAGGCCATCAAGGACGCCGACCTCGTCGTCTGCGCGGTTCCCGGCTTCATGGGCTTCTCGACGCTGCGTACCATCCTCGAAAACGACAAGAACGTTGTCGACATCTCGTTCTTCGCGGAAGATGCTTTCGAACTCGACGATCTGGCCAAGAGCCGCAACCTTATCGCGGCCGTCGACTGCGGCGTTGCGCCCGGCATTCCCGACTATCTCGCCGGCCAACTCGTCAACCAGATGCAAATCGACGACTTTACGTTCTACATCGGCGGCCTGCATTTCCACGGCACCGGCCCCAATGGGTACCTGCCCACGTTCTCGCCTATTGACGTGTGGGAAGAGTACACGCGTCCCGCGCGTTATGTGCGCAATGGCGAGCTCATCACCATGCCGCCACTGTCTGAACCGGAGCTGCTCGACTTCCACATGGCCGGCCACGATCTCCGACTCGAAGCCTTCAACACCGACGGCCTGCGTTCCCTCATCACCACCATGAAGGGCCGCATTCCAGACATGAAAGAGAAGACGCTGCGCTTCCCCGGCCACATCGGCTACATCCAGGAACTGCAGCAGACACGCCAGCCATGGACTCCGAACAAGTGGACGCCCAAGGACGACGAAGACGAGTTCACCATCATGCAGATCAACTTCCGCGGCGCGCAGGACGGCCAGCCCAAAAAAATCTCCTACGACATGTTCGTCACCTGGGATCCTGAGACGCGTATGAGCTCCATGTCGCGCTCAACCGGCTACTCCTGCACAGGCGTAGTGCGCTGCGTGCTCGAGGGTCTTTACAAGCAGAAGGGCATCTCGCCGCCGTCCTGCATTGGCTCAGCGCCGGGATGCGCGGATCGCATCTTCCAGCACCTCAAAGACCGCAACATCCTCCTCGCACGAACCGAAGAAGCGCTCGCATAA
- a CDS encoding tryptophanase has product MPIKTIIEPFRIKSVEPIRWTTRAQREELLKAAHYNLFLLPADNVLIDLLTDSGTGAMSTNQWAAIMQGDESYAGSRSFDRFRNSIQDITGFKHVIPTHQGRAAERILFGVMCKKGDVVPNNTHFDTTRANVKFTGAEALDLVIAEGKQPASTHPFKGNMDVAALEALIQRVGRERVPLVMLTVTNNSGGGQPVSMQNAREVAAVCKQHNIPLYFDACRFAENAWFIKLREPGYENHTPKQIAQEMFALGDGCTMSAKKDGMANIGGFLCTNDDLLAQQEKDLLILTEGYPTYGGLAGRDLEAIAVGIQEALEEDYLRYRIASTAYLGKAIAAAGVPIVQPPGGHAIYIDARGFLPHIPSDQFPGVALGCELYLEGGVRSVEIGTLMFAKAAQMDLVRLAIPRRVYTQSHIDYLVEVILEVFAHRGQIRGLRLTYEAPFLRHFTARLEPIEAA; this is encoded by the coding sequence ATGCCCATCAAGACCATCATCGAGCCATTCCGCATCAAGAGCGTCGAACCCATCCGCTGGACCACGCGTGCCCAGCGCGAAGAGCTGCTGAAAGCCGCGCATTACAACTTATTCCTGCTCCCCGCGGATAACGTCCTCATCGACCTCCTCACCGATTCAGGCACGGGCGCCATGTCCACCAACCAGTGGGCGGCGATCATGCAGGGCGACGAGTCTTACGCGGGCAGCCGCTCGTTTGACCGCTTCCGCAACTCCATCCAGGACATTACTGGATTCAAGCACGTCATCCCCACCCATCAGGGCCGCGCCGCTGAGCGCATCCTCTTCGGCGTCATGTGCAAGAAGGGCGATGTCGTTCCCAACAACACCCATTTCGATACCACCCGCGCCAACGTCAAGTTCACCGGCGCCGAAGCTCTCGACCTCGTCATCGCGGAAGGCAAGCAGCCCGCCTCCACGCATCCCTTCAAGGGCAACATGGACGTGGCCGCGCTCGAAGCCCTCATCCAGCGCGTGGGCCGCGAGCGCGTGCCGCTGGTCATGCTCACCGTCACCAACAACTCCGGCGGCGGCCAGCCGGTGAGTATGCAGAACGCGCGCGAAGTAGCTGCCGTCTGCAAGCAGCACAATATTCCGCTCTACTTCGACGCATGCCGCTTCGCTGAGAACGCATGGTTCATCAAGCTGCGCGAGCCGGGCTACGAAAACCATACGCCCAAGCAGATCGCGCAGGAGATGTTCGCTCTCGGCGACGGCTGCACCATGTCCGCCAAGAAAGACGGCATGGCCAACATCGGTGGTTTCCTCTGCACCAACGACGACCTCCTCGCGCAGCAGGAGAAAGACCTGCTCATCCTCACTGAGGGCTACCCCACTTATGGCGGCCTCGCCGGCCGCGACCTCGAAGCTATCGCCGTCGGCATCCAGGAGGCGCTCGAAGAGGACTACCTCCGCTACCGCATCGCTTCCACCGCCTATCTCGGTAAAGCCATCGCTGCGGCCGGTGTGCCCATCGTGCAGCCCCCTGGCGGCCACGCCATTTACATCGACGCCCGCGGCTTCCTCCCGCACATCCCCAGCGATCAGTTTCCCGGCGTCGCGCTAGGCTGCGAACTCTATCTCGAGGGCGGCGTCCGCAGCGTTGAAATCGGCACCCTCATGTTCGCCAAAGCCGCACAGATGGATCTGGTGCGCCTCGCCATACCGCGGCGCGTCTACACGCAGTCACACATCGACTACCTCGTCGAAGTCATCCTCGAAGTCTTTGCCCACCGCGGGCAGATACGTGGCCTCCGCCTCACCTACGAAGCCCCATTCCTGCGCCACTTCACCGCACGGCTTGAACCAATCGAAGCCGCCTGA
- a CDS encoding glycoside hydrolase family 140 protein, whose product MLHRLIFSVLISAIASSAAFGASAHPHLPRVEVNPAGHYLQTEDGRPFFWLGDTSWELIHRTTPEETSYYLATRAQQGFTVIQTVVLSEFNGVTEPSIWGERSFIDNDPLRPNPRYFDRIVAIVDEAASRGLYVALVPIWGDKLTAPWGSGPRLFRNDNLPVAHDFARYLADRLRDRTNVIWILGGDRPPRLAGMNNDYLQKMGHDAGFPPDQDWTPIWRAVAQGLNDGLGRTPLILYHPQGGPDSSSVYLHTEPWLSVNGMQSGHGGGHDVPVWEWIARDYALSPAKPTLDLEPNYEDHPYNPWPQWDPATGYFRAYDVRKQVYRSVFAGACGVTYGDHSIWQFAGPHYPPENHPDRDWIQALHSAGGDQVRYLRALIESRPFFSRIPDQSLIQGDAGRGGLHVQATRDREGTFAFIYFPQNDQAVALNLQPMRSHTLRAWWYDPRSGVGTLIGPIDARTLHEFRSPSYGPDWVLVLDDPAANYPPPGLSRIAD is encoded by the coding sequence ATGCTGCATCGCCTAATCTTCTCGGTCCTCATCTCCGCCATCGCGTCATCCGCGGCATTCGGTGCCTCTGCCCATCCGCATCTTCCGCGCGTTGAGGTGAATCCGGCCGGGCACTATCTTCAAACCGAAGATGGCCGCCCCTTCTTCTGGCTTGGAGATACCTCATGGGAACTCATTCATCGCACCACTCCGGAGGAGACCAGCTACTATCTTGCAACGCGCGCTCAGCAGGGATTCACCGTCATTCAAACCGTCGTGCTCTCGGAGTTCAATGGGGTGACGGAACCCAGCATCTGGGGCGAGCGGTCATTCATTGATAACGATCCGCTCCGGCCCAACCCGCGCTACTTCGATCGCATTGTCGCGATCGTCGACGAAGCCGCTTCGCGCGGGCTCTACGTGGCGCTGGTTCCTATATGGGGCGATAAGCTCACCGCGCCCTGGGGCAGCGGTCCTCGCCTCTTCCGGAACGACAACCTTCCCGTTGCCCACGACTTCGCCCGTTACCTCGCCGACCGCCTTCGCGATCGCACCAATGTCATCTGGATCCTCGGCGGAGACCGGCCGCCGCGCCTCGCGGGCATGAACAACGATTACCTGCAGAAGATGGGGCACGATGCCGGCTTCCCACCCGACCAGGACTGGACTCCCATCTGGCGCGCTGTTGCCCAGGGGCTCAATGACGGTCTCGGCCGCACCCCGCTGATCCTTTATCACCCGCAGGGTGGTCCGGATTCCTCCTCTGTTTATCTGCACACCGAGCCGTGGCTCTCCGTGAACGGCATGCAGAGCGGCCACGGCGGTGGACACGATGTCCCCGTCTGGGAGTGGATCGCACGTGACTACGCGCTATCGCCAGCAAAGCCCACTCTCGATCTCGAGCCCAACTACGAAGATCATCCATATAATCCCTGGCCTCAATGGGATCCGGCGACGGGATATTTTCGCGCGTATGACGTGCGCAAGCAGGTCTATCGATCGGTGTTTGCTGGTGCCTGCGGAGTCACCTATGGTGATCACTCTATCTGGCAGTTCGCCGGTCCCCACTATCCTCCGGAAAATCACCCCGACCGCGATTGGATTCAAGCGCTTCACAGCGCGGGCGGCGACCAGGTGCGTTACCTTCGCGCTCTCATCGAGTCCCGTCCTTTCTTCTCCCGCATACCCGATCAGTCGCTCATTCAGGGCGATGCGGGACGCGGCGGCTTGCATGTCCAGGCCACGCGTGACCGTGAGGGAACCTTCGCCTTCATCTATTTTCCGCAGAACGACCAGGCCGTGGCCCTGAACCTGCAGCCGATGCGCAGCCATACACTGCGCGCCTGGTGGTACGATCCTCGCTCCGGCGTCGGAACTCTCATCGGGCCCATCGACGCGCGCACGCTGCATGAGTTTCGCTCGCCGTCCTACGGCCCCGACTGGGTTCTGGTTCTGGATGATCCTGCTGCCAACTATCCACCTCCGGGGCTCAGCAGGATCGCGGACTGA
- a CDS encoding SGNH/GDSL hydrolase family protein, whose protein sequence is MLLRRIGLSLALLLAPCLYTNAQTPEGQLAAPQVPINDPHLRLIGRTDDRDPAHPHLAYPATGVEFRFKGTGAALQLTADTPNTALTIVVDHKAPMLAILKSGANTVTLGENLDDFPHTVEIYKRTETWQGMLTLDGITLSPGATLLDLPPLPQRKLMFVGDSVTCGVGIDNNAQCTHDPALPDINAYESYGMLLGRRLDAETQLVCFGGRGLVRDYRGLALADNVVNIPDFLTLAIPVDKPEGRVPWDAARFQPDAIFMSIGTNDMNLEKKKPLDETAWVAAYVDFLHKVRGLYPHSLIFVTEGSIVTDPLLARMVQRAAGQSLDSRVIYAPSQHYPGLPCNGHPTGIQHRHMADDFEPIIRRTLNW, encoded by the coding sequence ATGCTTCTTCGCCGCATTGGTCTCTCTCTCGCTCTGCTTTTAGCGCCCTGTCTGTATACAAACGCCCAGACGCCCGAAGGGCAGTTGGCCGCACCGCAGGTGCCCATCAACGATCCTCATCTGCGTCTCATCGGCCGCACCGACGACCGCGACCCCGCGCATCCGCATCTTGCCTATCCCGCTACTGGCGTTGAGTTCCGGTTCAAGGGCACCGGCGCCGCGCTGCAACTCACCGCGGACACACCCAATACGGCGCTCACCATCGTGGTCGATCACAAAGCGCCAATGCTCGCCATCCTTAAGTCCGGCGCCAACACCGTCACGCTCGGCGAGAACCTCGACGACTTCCCGCACACCGTCGAGATCTACAAGCGCACCGAAACATGGCAGGGCATGCTCACGCTCGACGGCATCACGCTCTCGCCCGGCGCTACGCTGCTCGATCTGCCGCCGCTGCCGCAGCGCAAGCTCATGTTCGTCGGCGACTCCGTAACCTGCGGTGTCGGCATCGATAACAACGCCCAGTGCACCCACGACCCCGCACTGCCCGACATCAACGCTTATGAGTCCTACGGAATGTTGCTGGGCCGCCGCCTCGATGCCGAAACCCAACTCGTCTGCTTCGGCGGCCGCGGCTTGGTCCGCGACTACCGTGGCCTTGCCCTCGCCGACAACGTTGTCAACATTCCCGACTTCCTCACTCTCGCCATCCCGGTCGACAAGCCCGAAGGCCGCGTCCCCTGGGACGCCGCGCGCTTCCAGCCCGACGCCATCTTCATGTCCATCGGCACCAACGACATGAACCTGGAGAAGAAGAAACCTCTCGACGAGACCGCCTGGGTCGCGGCTTATGTCGATTTCCTCCACAAGGTCCGCGGCCTCTATCCGCACTCGCTGATCTTCGTTACAGAAGGCTCCATAGTTACCGACCCGCTGCTCGCCCGGATGGTCCAGCGCGCTGCCGGGCAGAGCCTCGATTCGCGCGTGATTTACGCGCCCTCGCAGCACTACCCGGGGCTCCCCTGCAACGGACACCCCACCGGCATTCAGCACCGCCACATGGCTGACGACTTCGAGCCCATCATCCGCCGCACCCTTAACTGGTGA
- a CDS encoding rhamnogalacturonidase: protein MQEFRREFLRMAGLGVAGGATVLLTSPAARAQAGGMTGERPVFFDVRRFGAKGDGTSIDTGAINAAIEAAANVGGGTVVFPAGVYASYSIHLKSNVALFLQQGATILAAPTPYDGTSNGYDNAEPQGAWEPFQDYGHNHWHNSLIWGEDIHDFGIFGPGLIHGKGLSRGWDREKALPNSNAKGVGNKAIALKNCRNVILSDFSILQGGWFGVLATGVDNLTIDNVKIDTNRDGIDIDCCRNVRVSNCAVNSPWDDAICPKSSYALGHAQATENVTITNCYVTGAYELGTMLDGTWKLRDVKNGEWGTGRIKCGTESNGGFKNIAISNCVFDKCHGFAIESEDGAIVEDITITGVTMRDVVAPFFLRLGARLRGPKPETVVGRMKRILISNVTSSNAALLPSIIAGVPGHPVEDVKVSDVYLEHVGGAGADMAALAPPEKAEAYPDPPMFGPLPASGWFARHAKNLEMTNVQIAVKDADARPAFHLEDVQGADFFRLKLPGAKEQFRLKSVSDFRVFGCRHYADQTVDETEEMRV from the coding sequence GTGCAGGAATTCCGCAGAGAGTTTTTGAGGATGGCAGGGCTGGGTGTGGCGGGGGGTGCGACGGTGCTGCTGACGAGTCCGGCGGCGCGGGCACAGGCGGGAGGCATGACGGGCGAGCGGCCAGTGTTCTTCGACGTGCGGCGGTTCGGGGCCAAGGGCGACGGCACGAGCATTGATACGGGCGCGATCAACGCCGCGATCGAGGCCGCGGCGAACGTGGGCGGCGGGACTGTAGTGTTTCCGGCGGGTGTGTACGCGAGCTACTCCATCCACTTGAAGAGCAACGTGGCGCTGTTCCTGCAGCAGGGCGCCACGATCCTGGCGGCGCCGACTCCCTATGACGGGACGAGCAACGGCTACGACAATGCGGAGCCGCAGGGTGCCTGGGAGCCCTTCCAGGATTACGGGCACAACCACTGGCACAACAGTCTGATCTGGGGCGAGGACATTCACGATTTCGGGATTTTTGGGCCTGGGCTGATCCACGGCAAAGGCTTGAGCCGCGGCTGGGACCGCGAGAAAGCGCTGCCCAATTCGAACGCCAAGGGGGTGGGCAATAAGGCAATCGCGCTGAAGAACTGCCGCAACGTAATCCTGAGCGATTTTTCGATTCTGCAGGGCGGCTGGTTCGGCGTGCTGGCGACAGGCGTGGATAACCTGACCATCGACAACGTGAAGATCGACACGAACCGCGATGGAATCGATATCGATTGCTGCCGGAATGTGCGGGTATCGAACTGCGCAGTAAATTCGCCGTGGGACGATGCGATCTGCCCGAAGAGCAGCTATGCGCTAGGGCATGCGCAAGCTACGGAGAACGTGACGATTACCAATTGCTACGTGACGGGCGCCTACGAACTGGGCACGATGCTGGACGGCACATGGAAGCTGCGCGACGTGAAGAACGGCGAGTGGGGTACAGGACGCATCAAGTGCGGGACAGAATCGAATGGCGGTTTTAAGAACATTGCGATTTCGAATTGCGTGTTCGACAAGTGCCATGGGTTCGCGATCGAGTCTGAAGACGGCGCGATTGTCGAGGACATCACGATCACCGGCGTGACGATGCGCGATGTGGTGGCGCCATTCTTTCTGCGGCTGGGTGCGCGCCTCAGAGGGCCGAAGCCGGAGACGGTCGTCGGGCGCATGAAGCGCATTCTGATCTCAAACGTGACGAGTTCGAATGCGGCGCTGCTGCCGTCAATCATCGCGGGGGTTCCCGGGCATCCGGTAGAGGACGTCAAGGTCAGCGATGTGTATCTCGAACACGTGGGCGGAGCCGGGGCCGATATGGCTGCGTTGGCGCCCCCGGAGAAAGCGGAGGCCTATCCGGACCCACCGATGTTCGGGCCGTTGCCGGCGTCAGGATGGTTCGCGCGCCACGCGAAAAATCTTGAGATGACGAACGTGCAGATCGCCGTTAAGGACGCCGACGCGCGGCCCGCCTTCCATCTGGAGGATGTGCAGGGGGCAGACTTCTTCCGCTTGAAGTTGCCGGGCGCGAAGGAGCAGTTTCGGCTGAAGAGTGTGTCGGATTTCCGCGTCTTCGGGTGCCGGCATTATGCGGACCAGACGGTGGATGAGACGGAAGAGATGAGGGTGTGA
- a CDS encoding UDP-glucuronic acid decarboxylase family protein — protein MKTRILVTGAAGFLGSHLTDRLLAEGHVVIGVDNLSTGNTDNLAHLENESRFTFESRDICEPFDVGQVDYVFNFASPASPPGYMRLGVETLRVGSLGTENALRIAERYKAGFLHASTSECYGDPLEHPQSESYWGHVNPIGPRSVYDEAKRYAEALVMAYCRYRGVNTHLVRIFNTYGPRLDPDDGRVISNFLMQGLRGEALTIYGNGQQTRSFCYVSDLIEGIMRLSRTFEHLPVNIGNPDEFTVLECAQEVIGVTNNMSGISYEPAVEDDPTRRQPDITRARELLKWEPKITLRHGLELCLPYFRSKL, from the coding sequence TTGAAGACTCGCATCCTCGTCACCGGCGCAGCCGGCTTCCTTGGCTCTCATCTGACCGATCGCCTTCTCGCCGAGGGCCACGTTGTGATTGGCGTGGACAACCTCTCAACGGGCAACACCGACAACCTGGCGCATCTCGAGAATGAGTCCCGTTTCACCTTCGAGTCGCGTGACATCTGTGAGCCCTTCGATGTCGGTCAGGTCGATTACGTCTTCAACTTCGCCTCACCGGCCAGCCCGCCGGGATACATGCGACTCGGCGTCGAGACGCTGCGCGTCGGCTCGCTCGGAACAGAGAACGCCCTACGTATTGCTGAGCGCTACAAGGCCGGATTCCTCCACGCTTCCACATCTGAGTGCTATGGAGACCCGCTGGAGCATCCACAGTCGGAGTCGTACTGGGGGCACGTCAACCCCATCGGCCCCCGCTCCGTTTACGACGAAGCCAAGCGCTACGCTGAGGCACTTGTGATGGCCTACTGCCGCTACCGCGGCGTCAACACCCACCTGGTCCGCATCTTCAACACCTACGGCCCGCGCCTCGATCCCGACGACGGTCGTGTGATCTCCAATTTCCTCATGCAGGGATTGCGCGGCGAGGCTCTCACCATCTACGGCAACGGCCAGCAGACCCGCAGCTTCTGCTACGTGAGCGATCTGATCGAAGGCATCATGCGGCTGTCGCGCACCTTCGAACATCTGCCCGTGAACATCGGCAATCCTGACGAGTTCACCGTGCTCGAATGCGCCCAAGAAGTGATAGGCGTAACCAACAACATGAGTGGAATCAGCTATGAGCCGGCCGTCGAAGACGACCCCACACGCCGCCAACCCGACATTACCCGCGCCCGGGAACTCCTCAAATGGGAACCGAAGATCACGCTGCGCCACGGCCTGGAACTCTGCCTGCCTTACTTTCGCAGCAAGCTGTGA